One genomic window of Triplophysa rosa linkage group LG11, Trosa_1v2, whole genome shotgun sequence includes the following:
- the grid2ipa gene encoding delphilin isoform X2: MGRDRGFSRRFRIFIPKKHRQRFDEMVSQSLISRLRGRSFSDHRNNRLRRSRSEDHPERLLSVSTRASSVPRTANEEVAMPPTRGLRKTTSLIGGHSSSFSTRRTVRVYKGNQSFGFTLRGHAPVWIDSVIPGSPAEKAALRPGDRILFLNGLDMRSCSHEKVVSLLQGSGAMPSLVVEDGPPAFTMSEVEQVEASPRSRAPVLSSLQWVAEILPPSIRVHGRTFSQQLEHLLTIQERYTICKALEAFFQHRNVDTLIVDVFPVLDTPAKQVIWQFVYQLLTYEEQELCQNKISRFLGYKVTLPVSEPEHPAHEPHRRSSSMKVTGTTYRSSVRGRSSDDLVIGTHLGMGICTDPVEVAPMRLTPGERQSGDGTSLPETPNNLTNLSAVYAELENAYAGKRSKSLKSRPPPAPDSLVNTDVFPHASSQSVRAHSSSPSVRATSGSRKSASAQPAPPPPPPPPPQPPESWTQEPPLSPQCPCFPPALPTQTSAESNPYISLDSPPLSPPSPPDYPPSPPIRKKRYTFSRPPRTQDTDLFMEALGEQLGQQLSVDDFLSPENDYEEDVVQMTFQNEEEDVEEEEEEEEEEEEEEEEEEGLYMPPELSSPSEVHSSSEDASSLTYSSSSEHIPPPPMTPPPPPPVQFNDSPPPAGFTPDHAPRQLTFRRHHGPPPPPPPRANPPPKRQSIHKVLPTRDELMTQHQVLQEHHSLPVQSTAGHPQQTQQQMHQSLPPIPSPDITQSSSHVIYEMHHPTHQVHQHHQGHQMHHIHQNKPSHQSQSSHQMHQTHHVHQTLQTQLSSSMDRLDRIERKERLDRHIYEMQPQPLHLDHHAYQIHQSHQAHLSSSMDRLDRLEQMQRLERLERMERIERLERADQQMHQTHMAQVVSQGNHPSQPSQQQYHHQSHHSHQAYPPTQPPSSTRHIHQIELIHQVQPIQTAPQYHQIHQPHQPQQPQQILSTFQPHPSQQHQIQQQQIQQQLQQQQQLQHQQQLQQQQQLQQQQQQQLQQQQQLQQQQIRQQIQQQQQQIQQQQRSTPSIVQARQSPQPMYHEYRHHHHHHSHHEAQSQTQAPGAPQPQSHHAAKGSTVEPPPPPPLPPPCMPPPLPKSSPQKSDSSHMSVKRLRWEQVVHSEGTIWGQLEEDSDYDKLSDMVKFLDLELHFGTQKNPVSVLEPSPLVETFRKKDVVEILSHKKAHNASILIAHLKLSPGKLRQVLMTMSSDRLESAHIKQLLLYAPDDEEVRQYEQYRDDPNKLSEPDQFVLQMLSVPEYKTRLKSLHFKTTLQEKTEEMRGSYDCVFRASLELKNSKKLAKILEFVLAMGNYLNNGQPKTNKTTGFKINFLTELSTTKTVDGKSTFLHILVKSLCQHFPEVLDFGKELMTVPQAAKVNQRNITSDFSDLHATIKDIRAACQKMPSTAEDRFAVVMSGFLENSHPTVQSLESLQLRAMEEFCKVASFFGEDGNATTTESFFGIFTEFIAKFERGLSDIQTTEIPPRSPRSPRTTSPLAW, translated from the exons ATGGGACGAGACAGGGGTTTCTCCAGGCGCTTTCG GATCTTCATCCCTAAGAAGCACAGGCAGCGTTTCGATGAGATGGTCTCGCAGAGCCTCATCAGTCGCCTGAGGGGCCGAAGTTTCAGCGACCACCGGAACAACCGTCTCCGTCGTAGCCGGAGTGAGGACCACCCCGAACGTCTGCTGTCTGTGTCCACCCGAGCCAGCTCTGTGCCGCGGACAGCCAATGAAGAAGTGGCTATGCCCCCTACCCGCGGCCTGCGCAAGACCACCTCACTGATCGGGGGACATTCAAGCTCCTTCTCAACACGCAG GACAGTACGAGTATACAAAGGAAACCAGAGTTTTGGATTTACTTTGCGTGGGCACGCTCCAGTCTGGATTGACTCTGTAATACCAG GCAGCCCTGCTGAGAAGGCCGCTCTGAGACCTGGAGATCGCATCCTGTTTCTAAATGGGTTGGATATGAG GAGTTGTTCGCATGAGAAGGTGGTGTCCTTGCTGCAGGGCAGTGGAGCAATGCCCAGTCTGGTGGTTGAAGATGGGCCACCGGCCTTCACCATGTCTGAAGTCGAGCAGGTGGAGGCGTCTCCTCGCTCCCGCGCTCCGGTGCTCAGCTCCCTGCAGTGGGTCGCAGAGATCCTGCCTCCCAGCATCCGTGTACATGGCCGAACCTTCAGTCAGCAGCTCGAGCACCTCCTCACCATCCAGGAGAGATACACCATCTGTAAAGCCCTGGAGGCCTTCTTCCAGCACAG AAATGTGGACACTTTGATTGTAGACGTGTTCCCTGTGTTGGACACCCCGGCAAAGCAGGTGATCTGGCAGTTTGTTTACCAGCTGCTAACATACGAGGAGCAAGAACTCTGCCAGAACAAGATCTCACGCTTCCTTGGATATAAAGTCACCT TGCCAGTATCAGAACCTGAACATCCGGCTCATGAGCCTCATCGGCGCAGCAGCTCCATGAAGGTGACAGGAACCACCTACAGGAGCAGTGTGAGAGGACGTAGCTCAGATGATCTAGTGATCGGCACTCATTTGGGAATGG GGATCTGCACTGATCCAGTTGAGGTGGCCCCTATGAGACTGACCCCTGGAGAGAGACAATCAGGTGATGGAACTTCTCTACCAGAGACGCCCAACAATCTGACCAAT CTGTCAGCAGTGTATGCTGAGCTAGAGAATGCCTATGCAGGGAAGAGATCGAAATCCCTGAAAAGTCGACCTCCCCCGGCTCCTGACTCTCTGGTTAACACGGATGTCTTCCCGCATGCTTCGTCGCAGTCTGTGAGGGCTCACTCTTCATCTCCATCTGTTAGAGCAACTTCAG GTAGCCGCAAATCTGCATCAGCCCAGCCTGCACCccctcctcctccacctcctcctccacagcctccagAGTCTTGGACACAAGAGCCTCCCCTTAGTCCCCAGTGCCCCTGCTTCCCACCAGCTCTTCCCACCCAAACCAGTGCTGAGTCCAACCCCTACATTAGTCTGGACAGCCCACCCCTTTCTCCACCTTCTCCTCCTGACTACCCGCCGAGTCCACCCATTCGCAAGAAACGCTACACGTTCTCACGTCCACCCCGTACCCAAGACACAGATTTGTTCATGGAGGCCCTTGGTGAACAGCTGGGACAGCAGTTATCTGTGGATGATTTCCTCTCACCAGAGAATGACTATGAAGAG GATGTTGTCCAGATGACCTTCCAAAATGAGGAAGAGGATgtagaggaggaggaggaagaagaggaggaggaggaggaagaggaggaggaggaagagggtCTGTACATGCCTCCAGAGCTAAGCAGTCCAAGCGAAGTCCATAGCAGCAGTGAGGATGCCAGCTCTCTCACCTACTCATCCAGCTCTGAGCACATTCCTCCACCACCCATGACTCCTCCACCTCCTCCCCCTGTCCAATTCAATGACTCCCCTCCACCTGCTGGCTTCACCCCTGACCATGCACCCCGACAACTTACTTTCCGTCGCCACCACGGGCCTCCTCCACCACCCCCACCAAGGGCTAACCCACCTCCAAAACGACAGTCCATTCACAAGGTGTTGCCTACCCGTGATGAGCTGATGACCCAGCACCAAGTCCTCCAGGAGCACCACTCACTTCCAGTTCAATCAACAGCTGGCCATCCTCAACAAACTCAGCAGCAGATGCACCAGTCTCTACCCCCAATTCCCTCTCCAGATATAACTCAGTCATCTAGCCACGTAATCTACGAGATGCACCATCCAACTCACCAGGTTCATCAACACCACCAGGGTCACCAGATGCatcacattcatcaaaataaacCGAGTCACCAGTCCCAATCAAGTCATCAAATGCATCAAACTCATCATGTGCACCAGACCCTTCAGACTCAACTTTCGAGCTCCATGGATAGACTGGATAGGATTGAACGAAAGGAACGCTTAGATAGGCACATCTATGAGATGCAGCCTCAACCCTTGCATCTGGACCACCATGCTTATCAGATTCATCAGAGTCATCAAGCCCATCTTTCAAGCTCCATGGACAGGCTCGACAGACTGGAACAGATGCAGCGTTTAGAGCGACTGGAACGCATGGAGCGGATTGAAAGACTGGAGAGAGCAGACCAACAGATGCATCAGACGCACATGGCTCAAGTCGTTTCTCAAGGTAATCACCCATCTCAGccgagtcaacaacagtaccaCCACCAGAGTCACCACTCTCACCAAGCCTACCCACCAACCCAACCTCCTTCATCAACTCGCCACATTCACCAGATTGAGCTTATACACCAAGTCCAACCCATCCAGACTGCTCCTCAATACCACCAGATCCATCAACCCCACCAACCTCAACAGCCCCAGCAGATTCTGTCCACCTTCCAGCCCCATCCTTCACAGCAACATCAGATTCAGCAGCAACAAATCCAACAACAACTTCAGCAGCAGCAACAACTtcaacatcaacaacagcttcaacaacaacaacagcttcaacaacagcagcagcaacagCTTCAGCAGCAGCAACAGCTTCAACAACAACAGATTCGGCAACAAattcagcagcagcagcaacagATTCAGCAGCAACAACGTTCAACCCCCTCCATTGTGCAGGCCAGGCAGAGCCCTCAACCCATGTACCACGAgtatcgtcatcatcatcaccatcacaGCCACCATGAAGCCCAGTCCCAAACTCAAGCACCAGGTGCACCCCAACCTCAAAGCCACCACGCTGCTAAAGGGTCTACCGTGGAGCCACCGCCACCTCCACCTTTACCTCCACCTTGCATGCCGCCTCCTCTCCCAAAGTCCTCCCCCCAAAAATCTGATTCCAGTCACATGAGCGTGAAGAGACTACGGTGGGAACAGGTGGTACATTCAGAGGGAACAATCTGGGGACAG TTGGAGGAAGACTCTGATTATGACAAGCTGAGTGACATGGTGAAATTCCTTGACTTGGAGCTTCATTTTGGGACACAAAAGAACCCTG TTTCTGTTCTAGAACCCTCGCCTCTAGTGGAAACTTTCAGAAAGAAGGACGTGGTTGAGATTCTCTCCCATAAGAAGGCCCACAATGCTT CAATCCTGATTGCCCACCTAAAGCTATCACCAGGTAAGCTGCGGCAGGTTCTGATGACAATGTCGAGTGACCGTTTGGAGTCTGCACATATTAAACAGCTGCTCCTGTACGCGCCGGACGACGAGGAGGTCAGACAGTACGAACAGTACAGAGACGACCCAAACAAACTCAGTGAGCCTGACCAGTTTGTTCTACAG ATGCTTTCTGTGCCAGAATACAAGACCCGTTTGAAAAGTCTCCACTTTAAAACGACATTACAAGAGAAAACAGAAGAGATGAGGGGGTCGTACGACTGTGTTTTCAGGGCTTCGCTGGAACTCAAGAACAGCAAAAAGCTAGCAAAGATTTTGGAG TTCGTTCTGGCAATGGGCAATTATCTGAATAATGGTCAACCCAAAACCAACAAAACCACTGGCTTTAAGATAAATTTTCTCACTGAA CTCAGCACCACCAAAACAGTGGACGGAAAGTCGACATTTCTGCATATCCTGGTGAAATCGTTGTGCCAACATTTTCCTGAGGTTCTAGACTTCGGCAAGGAGCTCATGACAGTTCCACAAGCAGCCAAAG TGAATCAGAGAAACATCACCTCTGACTTCAGTGACTTACATGCCACAATCAAAGACATTCGTGCAGCGTGTCAGAAAATGCCTTCCACGGCTGAGGATCGGTTTGCGGTTGTTATGAGC GGGTTTCTGGAGAACAGTCACCCTACAGTTCAGTCCCTCGAGTCTCTGCAGCTGAGGGCCATGGAGGAGTTCTGTAAAGTCGCATCCTTTTTCGGTGAGGACGGGAACGCCACTACCACAGAGAGTTTCTTTGGCATCTTTACGGAGTTCATTGCTAAATTTGAG aGAGGTCTGAGTGACATCCAGACTACTGAGATCCCTCCACGCAGCCCCAGGAGTCCCCGCACGACCTCTCCTTTAGCCTGGTGA